The nucleotide window CCCAAATTATGAGGTTCTTATAACATGGTCAAGAAACTATGGAAAGCTCAAAAATCTATGATTAACAATGATTTTTTAATTTAGCTAACCCTAATTAACTTAGACAAATTTGTTAAACTCAATGGCCGACCAGTTATCTTGGTGGTTGATACCACATAAATGTTGGTGCAGAGAGAATGGGGTTTGGAATCTGAATTGGGGGGCCTATAGACATATTATTTTGTACCATGGaccactttttcttttctctatatAATAACCCTTTTTGAAGCTCCCATcaacaaaatcacttcttcaagtGCTTCCAACTTTTCTACAATAGTATTCAACAACCACTCTCACATTCCTCCATCATCACTCTCTCCACACTACAAAAGAGTTTCAACAACTAGTCTTTTTCTTTTGTTAgtattatttctattattattattatacaaagATGAGTGATAGTAGTGATTCAAATATTAGAGGCTCAAAGAAGAAGGTGTCATGCAAGAAGCTTGGAGGGTATCTCAAAGAACAAAAAGGAAGATTATACATTATTAGAAGATGTGTTGTTATGCTTCTTTGTTGGCATGACTAAAAGTTATAATTTTCATGGAAGATCTTCATTGGTTGAAGCCTTGAGGATTCTAGATTCAAATAGCTTTAGCTTGTtcatgttgatgaagatgatgagaaatTAAGGGCTACATGCATTTTGCTTTTGATTATCATTTCCTTATGTAAATAGCATAGAAAGAAATGTTTGAGACAATTTTCCTTCATATCATGCCTCAACAATTAGTGTATGTTTTCTAAGTTCCAATTAATTAAAGCTTGTTAACcaaatttttaatttcattaCTTAAGAGCACCTTGATGAGAGGTTAAGAATCTCTTCTAACTTAATTAGAGATTATGTGTTCGAATTCAGCTCTGAATCTGAATATGCAAgagtgttaatttttttttagagggcGTTTTACTGTTCATTTTGATCTTCTTTGATACAAAGAATTAATCTCTTCAATTACGTGTCTATTTTGACCTTCTTTGATACGAAGAATTAATCTCTTCAATTACGTGCAGAAGATATTTGGTTTCtaacttttttttccttttgattatTTTGACCTTCCTCGACTcgaaactttttttcttttgattattaTGACCTTCCTCGATTCGAAAAGATTAATCTTTCAAGTTGTGTGCAAAATATATTCCATTTCTATCCATTTTTTTATTCTATGTTCTTCCTTATGATTATGTATTAATAAGAAGTCTTTTATCTATAGAAGAAATTTAGTTcccttttatttttgtatatatgctTATTTATATTACAAGATTGAATATTCTTTAagaattggaagaagaaaaaaTCAATTGAATATTCACACACTAAGTGTGCCAACAACTTACACTAAACTCACGTGGTATTAAAAAGTTGTTAAATATTAGATAATGATGACATTAATGTGTGTTAATGTTTCTAATATTTTTTGGTTAAGTTAAGGTTAAACTCCAAAGTTGAACTTGTTGTGATGAAAAGGAAAGAAAGTGGTGAAATAATTGAAAGTGTATTGATTGATAAGATGGAGGAGAATGTTACCTTTAAAGGGTTAAAGTGAAAGTTAAAAATGAAAAGGGAAAATGCATAAAGCCTATAAGTATAAACCTACAAAAGGACAGAAATGGGTGCATATGAGCTCACGAGTATGTTGTGTCTTTTACGTATAGGCTCTCTGTGTTGAGGTCTTGTCAACTCAATTTTGCATTATATTGTAATTGAATAAAGTTTTGAAGATCACATGTGTGTGCCCCCATTGATATGaccttttttctttcaatttttttctttgttttttggtTTTGTACACATGGTTTGTGTTTCTTACCTTCCTTTTTAAAGTTttcattaggggtggcaaaatggatggactggatggatatggattggattgttaatggatggatcaaaacaatccattaatccattaacaatccactaACATAACCTttaaaaaatccaatccaatccatccattaaggatAAAATCCAAtctaatccatccattaacatctttttaatggatggatatccatccatccactaagctaattaaaatattttaattattttataaattttagaaaatcttttttttttaaatttctttacaatagtttttttttaactgcatattttttttaattaatctttCAATACACTTTTAATAATTTTACAATGCACCTTCTTTAATCACTAAAACATGGattgataaaatctttttttctgcCCCACTGGCCACTGCTCACAGTTTAAATTGAATCAGGATCTGGCACATTTAATACTTAAACTATAAATTGTACTGtattaactaaattaaaatatcttgaaaatgttgctttttattaattatatttttatttcgttTGCAAATAAAAAGAGATTTCTTCTATATTAACATTCTCTCATATGCTTTCCCTTCTTCTTCCACCTACCTTTTTTGTTTTGCATCTAACATTATTTTCCTCCATAAAAGTTTCGAGAACCTCTGGTGAAGACAAATTCAACTCCGGCACAAAACCAAACGATAGGGAGAAAAACTAATTGGATGCTAATGGTGCGGTAACTatggttttttttataaacttctCTATCTAAAACCTGTGCAAGAAGAACATACTATATAACATATTTTTTTCTTATCAAATTTATAACAAAACTGTACAATGACCATTTCAATTTCACCAAATTTCTTTTATCAATTTTACTATTTCAATCAAAAGAAAcataataaaaaaccctaattttaagagTATAAGAAAATTACTTTTAATTTCTCAAATTTCATTTCCCAGATtcttgcatttgataaatgtaatttcaatttcaatccaatatAAATCACTTTTAGAAATAGAAAACCATTGAGATGCACGAAACCAATATGACCTCCTTTCTCACTTCACTCTACGTTGCACGTGGCTGTTAATGGAAAGGAGAAAcagttttaaaaaattgaatctgTTTCCAAAGAGATAGAGATTCAATCTATATTCATAACTACCACCCATGACATAATCAAATTGAGATTCAATTGCATTACTATGCATAAATGAGGAAAACGAGAACGAAAAAAAAAGTAGGCGGAAGATGAAGGGAAAGCATCTGAGAGAAGGTATGCATAAATTATGGTACTTGATATGGGTTTTAATTAAAGCCGTTGATTTAAATCGGTTGGTTATTATTGTATCCTCTTATCTCTCACTATAAACACTTCTCTCACTTGATACTTATCTCTCACTATAAACACTTCTCTCACTTGATacactcctatatatatatatatatatatatatatatatatatatatatatatatatatatatatatatatatatatatatatatatatatatatatatatatatatatatatatatatatatatatatatatatatatatatatatatatatatatatatatgaaagagagatttataaattttaaaaaaaattaattgatttttctttttgacaaaaatacatatttattatttaacaataaaaactatcaattagttttaaaataaaacattagataaTCCAATGGATTTTTAAACTTTGTTGGGTGGATTGCATCCATCCATAACTTTAAATGGATGGATTTGATTCAATCCATTAACTATTCTTTtttataatggatggattggatggataatttagtggatggattggatggattttactctaatggattttattgccacccctagtttTCATTGTGAAGAGAATATAAAACTATACTATATAGTATATAACATTGTATATACAATAcatttgaaaatgttttttttatcatataagagagaagtaaaaatgatttcaaattttattttaattgataaaaattaatattattcggTTCAACATTATAAGAGAGAAGAAAAAGTGTTCTCAAATTTTGTTTTAATCGACAAAAATGATATTGTTTgattaaacattattattaagattaaaattgtctcaaaaagtatttaaaattttttattgatttgttTTCTAATATGGTAAGTGGATTGAACTCTTGTCTCGATAAAAGTTGATTCGATATTAGTTGAAGTTTTGCATATTTTAGCCGAAGTTCATTAAGCATGCAGTTGTTAAAATatggaaaatttctttacccacctccctatgggggtcacccccagcgaaaaccccactttacccctgcttcggaaatgcatttccgattttttttttttttttaaattttccagacttcggaagtgcatctccgaaaacaccaaatggggggtgttttcggagatgcacttccgaaaacaccttttttcagattttggggggtttcgaaaatgaacttccgaattatgcagaaactgtgttttttttatgtttttggaaacagtctcgtatttttaattaaaggaagacggcaaataaaataagcgacatataaacagaaaatactaatatgataaaaatagtaatatatacaagccgatccaaatccaaataataacagtgtgcgaaagatacaatccgaaaacaaaaaaaataaacccgaccactactgggtatgcctaacgctctctccctgggacctcctctgccgcctgtatgccgccgcacggcccgcatcagtgacgatcatctccatcaagGCGACTGCCTCAGGACCGCCCGGATGAACGAcgcctcgatccaacgcgtcccgcccaagcatctctatccgcaggcagatcggcaggagatcaatggcgtggtcatcctcggcctgctggttctccaggatctcctcgtgtgctggcctaggagctccgggagcgtcgggtgtcagcagaggatgtgacacccgatagaaccatgtgacatatcCCTCCACACTGtaccagtcctgggtgacccgaatgcgacgatactcctctagtaccacatgatgctcccaatcctcaaatatggcagtgagctgcactcgagcagcctcaaaaggtgacctgggtatcatctgcacaaatccgaattgccgcatgcaccgctcagggagataccgaaccatggtgctggtcccgcatgccaaccagccagaatataaagatatgccgtcaaaggggacaatatgagtgtagtcgctgaatggcctccaagtgacgtcatcatgcatcgtgcggtccaggtacccacggtatggtcccactgcattgttccccctctggagaacgtatctggcggccttGGGCATGGCATCATCGTACTCAGGAtcaatgtggaagccgtggatgcgggagaagtaagagatgatccagctctgaaacacaaacacgataatgtattaaaaataaatacgaaacataaataaatacgaaacaattaaaatgaaacgtaccgtaagtagtgtgcaggatctggtcaactgcctcgtcctccagttggaggcctcattcagcttctggtataggtatgccagagtagctgccccctagttccactggtgaacggtggtcaagtccatgaagtagcggaggtaggtcatgtCGACGTACCtcacactcttgtccacaaagatcgcagcgcctaccacatgcatgtaccagcaccagagagcgcagccacggtgatactgtgtaaataggtcgtcacccgcatcctcggattcggccgccACCACCAGGTGTTGCTCGAAATAagagctcagtgtggtgaaccggatatgaggcccaaaGGTCGTGATGtactcaaagtcagcaacttcgggctccatacccaaatagagcgccatccactcactggcttcgatcctctggatctgggagtggtgcaacagcgcccccctgatcggcaggtggagaagacactgcacatcatgcaaggtgatcatcatctccccaaccggtaagtggaaaaaagacgtctccttgtgccaccgctccacaaaggccccctgcatgccgtggctgatggtggaataccccgtcatgcaaagcccactaagccctgaagctctcaccgcgtcgttaaaccactcagcagtcggtttaaacagactgaaaacctttcgggcgtggttcaccattttcaacggctctctctcctgttacaaaaaaaacaaataaaaaagtatgttaaatagaccgttaagaaaatattgaataaacgtctaaattataaatggttaaataatgtagtcgggaaaattataaaaaatacctctccctcccagatacgtcgagcgacgtgctcgtggtaggtaagcagcacggaagtgtcactaggccctcccgggtagccctcctcctgctcatcctcctccctgagtggagggtcaacatctggtacctcctccgcctcgtggtatggcactgcctcctcctcctcctcctctcgctggcaggaagaagatacccgagccagacgactcctcgatccagatgtagaggtaccctcgtccatctccacgggaactcgcacacgtcgtccccggcccttcccccgtccctgtgtcgacgccagctgcgccgccgcccgcttgcttctagccgacgcagtctgggtctctctaccctgtctgatgcgtgctcggttgcctgacatgttcctgaaaacaattgaaattgattaatatgcgagacaacagaaagaactaaaaaaattgcacttctgatataATTCGggagttcatttccgaaactgggaatggaggtgttttcggaaatgaacttccgaaacacccctgcgaggaagttttctgcaacttccatggcagatcccaaaaacaaacttcaaaactatgtttaatcattctaaacaacctaaatatcagtaccaacctaacctaatacattttttgctatttgtaaacaccctaatatgaattttaatcatagatctaaaactcgaaatgcttaccgattgaagagattggagggcttttaaatg belongs to Vicia villosa cultivar HV-30 ecotype Madison, WI unplaced genomic scaffold, Vvil1.0 ctg.000696F_1_1, whole genome shotgun sequence and includes:
- the LOC131630558 gene encoding small polypeptide DEVIL 3-like, translated to MSDSSDSNIRGSKKKVSCKKLGGYLKEQKGRLYIIRRCVVMLLCWHD